In the genome of Diachasmimorpha longicaudata isolate KC_UGA_2023 chromosome 19, iyDiaLong2, whole genome shotgun sequence, one region contains:
- the LOC135171202 gene encoding uncharacterized protein LOC135171202 isoform X2: MFPFYYIFFSFLFIYFCFHRDSPRIGEWIGSTARRSRVSVCAGRQTARRSRRFTSGDWTGRLSISPGVTLWYQTKLGLSESSIGALLMGPVRRILEESGESPFRYVDIPTAHCPFAEHQTWTFIERVRLRWKPRAAGRSAGHRPAAEREVQVIGDDHSQDGGHPERPLPVVPGPSSSGWGGSRPGAGRPRGSGRRRGSGRRLPESRQSSVIPSGSAVAP; encoded by the coding sequence ATGTTTcccttttattatatttttttttctttcttatttatttatttttgttttcataggGATTCGCCCCGAATCGGGGAATGGATCGGGTCGACAGCTCGACGATCCCGTGTTTCGGTTTGTGCGGGTCGTCAGACGGCTCGTCGGTCCCGTCGCTTCACGTCCGGGGACTGGACGGGCAGGTTATCCATTTCCCCTGGTGTCACCCTTTGGTATCAGACTAAGTTGGGGCTATCGGAGTCCTCTATCGGCGCCTTGTTAATGGGACCGGTGCGACGCATTTTGGAAGAATCGGGTGAGTCCCCTTTTCGTTATGTGGACATCCCGACTGCCCATTGTCCATTCGCGGAGCATCAGACCTGGACGTTTATCGAACGCGTCAGGCTGCGTTGGAAACCGCGGGCTGCTGGCCGTTCTGCTGGGCATCGTCCAGCTGCTGAGCGTGAGGTTCAGGTCATCGGTGATGACCACTCCCAGGATGGTGGCCATCCTGAACGACCTTTGCCCGTGGTGCCTGGACCGTCTTCCTCCGGCTGGGGTGGTTCTCGCCCAGGTGCTGGGCGTCCTCGAGGTTCCGGCCGTCGACGAGGATCCGGACGTCGTCTCCCAGAATCCCGACAGTCGTCGGTGATTCCGTCTGGTTCAGCTGTTGCTCCATAG
- the LOC135171202 gene encoding uncharacterized protein LOC135171202 isoform X1 produces the protein MALTLPAIRSGQYFGLGLIDLLNSQRYSCEMTGHPFWVPGFEVGDFDVVLPVSLESFPWETVQEVTDLWLTLTVEGYYRVPLFSHSAPCLLFNLLYDACWDRVESILRMGITREARRQDNLRLWLSGDFCLPRLFIEGPCPVAPRMYQYGDDPLEYLPYLSGDPTLGEEIVDEYDWFAFFEYVRGDVLIVFAVSKAEGILPVLLMRPSYDLPWFTASRTYIFLFF, from the exons ATGGCTCTTACTCTTCCCGCCATCCGGTCTGGCCAATATTTTGGGTTGGGGTTGATCGATCTTCTCAATAGCCAGCGGTATTCTTGTGAGATGACAGGTCATCCTTTCTGGGTTCCGGGTTTTGAGGTTGGGGATTTTGACGTTGTTCTCCCGGTATCCttg GAGTCTTTTCCCTGGGAAACCGTTCAAGAGGTTACTGACCTCTGGCTTACCCTGACGGTGGAGGGTTATTATCGTGTCCCTCTGTTCTCCCATTCTGCCCCGTGTCTTTTGTTTAATCTCCTCTACGATGCTTGTTGGGATCGTGTGGAGAGTATCCTCAGGATGGGTATTACTCGTGAGGCTCGGCGACAGGATAATCTGCGCCTATGGTTGTCGGGTGATTTTTGTCTCCCCCGTCTCTTTATTGAGGGTCCCTGCCCGGTG gctCCTCGTATGTATCAATACGGGGATGATCCTCTGGAATATCTTCCATATTTGTCCGGGGATCCTACTCTCGGGGAGGAGATTGTCGATGAGTACGACTGGTTTGCCTTCTTTGAGTATGTTCGTGGGGATGTTTT gatcgTATTCGCGGTGTCTAAGGCTGAGGGAATCCTCCCGGTTCTCCTGATGCGGCCATCGTATGACCTTCCCTGGTTTACTGCGTCCAGgacttatatttttttatttttctaa